A region from the Hypericibacter adhaerens genome encodes:
- the fabD gene encoding ACP S-malonyltransferase: protein MARAFVFPGQGSQAVGMGRALAEAFPAARLVFEEVDDALGQTLSRLMAEGPEAELTLTENAQPALMAVSMAALRVLSSEGGFSLADKATCVAGHSLGEYSALAAAGALTLSDAARLLKRRGRAMQRAVPVGEGAMAALLGLDLEAAEAIAAAAREAGPKSEVVSVANDNAPGQVVLSGHKAAVERAVAIAAERGTKRSVMLPVSAPFHCALMQPAADEMREALAGTAIAMPVVPIVANVTAKPVSDPETIRRLLVEQVTGLVRWREGVLAMKAQGVEELIELGAGKVLTGLTKRIDRELKGQAAGTPEEIEAVLKTL from the coding sequence ATGGCTCGCGCTTTCGTGTTTCCGGGGCAGGGTTCCCAGGCGGTCGGCATGGGCCGCGCCCTGGCCGAGGCCTTCCCCGCGGCCCGGCTGGTGTTCGAGGAGGTGGACGACGCGCTGGGCCAGACGCTGAGCCGGCTCATGGCCGAGGGACCCGAGGCCGAACTGACCCTGACCGAGAACGCCCAGCCGGCGCTGATGGCCGTCAGCATGGCGGCCCTGCGGGTGCTGAGCTCGGAGGGTGGCTTCTCCCTGGCCGACAAGGCGACCTGCGTCGCGGGCCATTCGCTGGGCGAATATTCGGCCCTGGCGGCGGCGGGCGCGCTGACGCTCTCCGATGCGGCGCGGCTTCTGAAGCGGCGCGGACGCGCCATGCAGCGCGCGGTGCCGGTGGGCGAGGGCGCCATGGCGGCGCTCCTGGGCCTCGATCTCGAGGCGGCGGAAGCGATCGCGGCGGCGGCGCGCGAGGCCGGTCCCAAGTCCGAGGTGGTGAGCGTCGCCAACGACAATGCGCCGGGCCAAGTGGTCTTGAGCGGGCACAAGGCCGCGGTCGAGCGCGCGGTCGCCATCGCCGCCGAGCGCGGCACCAAGCGCAGCGTGATGCTGCCGGTGAGCGCCCCCTTCCATTGCGCCCTGATGCAGCCCGCGGCCGACGAGATGCGCGAAGCGCTGGCGGGGACCGCGATCGCGATGCCGGTGGTGCCGATCGTGGCCAATGTCACGGCGAAGCCGGTCAGCGATCCCGAAACGATCCGCCGGCTGCTGGTGGAGCAGGTCACCGGGCTGGTGCGCTGGCGCGAGGGCGTCCTGGCGATGAAGGCCCAGGGCGTCGAGGAGCTGATCGAGCTCGGCGCCGGCAAGGTGCTGACGGGCCTGACCAAGCGCATCGACCGCGAGCTGAAGGGCCAGGCGGCGGGAACCCCCGAAGAGATCGAAGCCGTGCTCAAGACCCTGTGA
- the rpsF gene encoding 30S ribosomal protein S6: protein MPYYETVFITRQDASSAQVEQLTEAFTGIVSANGGSVTKKEQWGLRNLSFRVKKNRKGHYTLLNIDAPAPAVIEMERNMRINEDVLRYLTVRVEALEEGPSAMLQNRNRDGDDRGGRGDRGGRGGDRFGDRPRRSFGDRGDRFGGERGDRGERGGFGGDRDRGERSDRGERSDREPRHSAGNEGEQA from the coding sequence ATGCCCTACTACGAGACCGTCTTCATCACGCGCCAGGATGCCTCCTCGGCGCAAGTGGAGCAGTTGACCGAAGCCTTCACCGGGATCGTCTCCGCCAATGGCGGCTCGGTCACGAAGAAGGAGCAATGGGGACTGCGCAACCTGTCCTTCCGGGTCAAGAAGAACCGCAAGGGCCATTACACCCTGCTCAATATCGACGCGCCGGCGCCGGCGGTGATCGAGATGGAGCGCAACATGCGCATCAACGAAGATGTGCTGCGCTACCTGACGGTCCGCGTCGAGGCCCTCGAGGAGGGTCCGTCGGCCATGCTGCAGAACCGCAACCGCGACGGCGACGATCGCGGCGGCCGCGGTGATCGCGGCGGGCGCGGTGGCGACCGCTTCGGCGACCGTCCGCGGCGCAGCTTCGGGGACCGCGGCGACCGCTTCGGCGGCGAGCGCGGTGACCGTGGCGAGCGCGGCGGCTTCGGCGGCGATCGCGACCGTGGCGAGCGCAGTGATCGTGGCGAGCGCAGCGATCGCGAGCCCCGGCACTCGGCCGGCAATGAAGGAGAGCAGGCATGA
- the rpsR gene encoding 30S ribosomal protein S18, whose amino-acid sequence MRASGRRPFFRRRKTCPFSGQHAPKIDYKDVRLLQRFLSERGKIVPSRITAVSAKKQRLLAQAIKRARFLGLLPYVLK is encoded by the coding sequence GTGCGGGCCAGCGGCCGCCGGCCTTTCTTCCGCCGCCGCAAGACCTGCCCGTTCTCGGGCCAGCACGCGCCCAAGATCGACTACAAGGACGTCCGGCTGCTGCAGCGCTTCCTCTCGGAGCGCGGCAAGATCGTGCCGAGCCGCATCACCGCCGTGTCCGCGAAGAAGCAGCGCCTCCTGGCCCAGGCCATCAAGCGCGCCCGCTTCCTCGGCCTCCTGCCCTATGTGCTGAAGTAG
- the rplI gene encoding 50S ribosomal protein L9, giving the protein MEVILLERIEKLGQIGEVVKVKPGYARNFLLPQKKALRATEANRARFEQQRHQIEANNLKRRQEAESVSGKVDGLNVVLVRQAGENGQLFGSVSPRDIAEAVSAKGVTIDRRQVVLDKPIKSLGLFPVRVALHPEVIVTVTANVAKSEEEAEIQLKHGGYVGSTEAPAASLDELLADAEAQLPPELKEQHDAEAAEEGAEAEKA; this is encoded by the coding sequence ATGGAAGTGATCCTGCTCGAACGTATCGAGAAGCTGGGCCAGATCGGCGAGGTCGTGAAGGTCAAGCCGGGCTACGCCCGCAATTTCCTGCTGCCGCAGAAGAAGGCGCTCCGGGCCACCGAGGCCAACCGCGCCCGCTTCGAACAGCAGCGCCATCAGATCGAGGCCAACAATCTCAAGCGCCGCCAGGAGGCCGAAAGCGTCTCCGGCAAGGTCGACGGCTTGAACGTGGTGCTGGTGCGCCAAGCCGGCGAGAACGGACAGCTGTTCGGTTCCGTCAGCCCGCGCGACATCGCCGAGGCGGTCAGCGCCAAGGGCGTCACCATCGACCGCCGCCAGGTGGTGCTGGACAAGCCGATCAAGTCGCTGGGCCTGTTCCCGGTGCGCGTCGCTCTCCATCCGGAGGTGATCGTGACCGTGACGGCCAACGTGGCGAAGTCGGAGGAAGAGGCCGAGATCCAGCTCAAGCATGGCGGCTATGTCGGCTCGACCGAAGCCCCGGCCGCGTCGCTCGACGAGCTTCTGGCCGATGCCGAGGCCCAGCTGCCGCCGGAGCTCAAGGAACAGCACGACGCCGAGGCCGCCGAAGAAGGGGCCGAGGCCGAGAAGGCCTGA
- a CDS encoding SAM-dependent methyltransferase, which translates to MLAAQILKRIVREGQIRVVDAEGKLHVIGPGPGPAPTIRIHDRRLQRQLFFNPKLHFGEAYMDGRLTIEDGTLYEVLDILTRSMAELESHPLQRLQQIVGRWTHFIHTHNPVGRAQQNVAHHYDLSDTLYDLFLDKDRQYSCAYFASDNDSLEIAQANKKLHLASKLLLQPGQRVLDIGSGWGGLGLYLAKLAHIDVTGVTLSTEQHKVSEQRAKDAGLSDRLRFHLRDYRHQEGPFDRIVSVGMFEHVGTKHYREFFRKVKELLTEDGVMLLHSIGRMDPPGSTNPWLRKYIFPGGYTPALSEVLHAVEDVGLWVTDIEILRLHYAKTLREWYRRFQANRDKIRALYDERFCRMWEFYLVGCEIAFRNLGQMVFQMQIARRQEAVPLTRDYMIDFERAFQTRSSAAA; encoded by the coding sequence ATGCTGGCCGCGCAAATTCTGAAGCGTATCGTTCGCGAAGGGCAGATCCGCGTCGTCGACGCGGAGGGCAAGCTGCATGTGATCGGGCCCGGCCCCGGGCCGGCACCGACCATCCGGATTCACGACCGGCGCCTGCAGCGCCAGCTCTTCTTCAATCCGAAGCTCCATTTCGGCGAAGCCTACATGGACGGCCGCCTCACCATCGAGGACGGCACGCTCTATGAGGTGCTCGACATCCTGACCCGCAGCATGGCGGAGCTGGAGAGCCATCCGCTGCAGCGCCTGCAGCAGATCGTCGGCCGCTGGACGCATTTCATCCATACCCACAACCCGGTGGGCCGCGCGCAGCAGAACGTGGCGCATCACTACGATCTGTCGGACACGCTCTACGACCTGTTCCTGGACAAGGACCGGCAATATAGCTGCGCTTATTTCGCCTCCGACAACGACAGCCTCGAGATCGCGCAGGCCAACAAGAAGCTGCATCTGGCCTCGAAGCTGCTGCTGCAGCCGGGCCAGCGCGTGCTCGACATCGGCAGCGGCTGGGGCGGATTGGGTCTCTATCTGGCCAAGCTCGCCCATATCGACGTGACCGGCGTGACCCTCTCGACCGAGCAGCACAAGGTCTCCGAGCAGCGGGCCAAGGATGCCGGCCTCTCGGACCGGCTGCGCTTCCACCTGCGCGACTATCGCCACCAGGAAGGGCCCTTCGACCGGATCGTCTCGGTCGGCATGTTCGAGCATGTGGGCACCAAGCACTACCGGGAGTTCTTCCGCAAGGTGAAGGAGCTCCTGACCGAGGACGGCGTCATGCTGCTGCATTCGATCGGCCGCATGGACCCGCCGGGCTCGACCAATCCCTGGCTGCGCAAATACATCTTTCCCGGCGGCTACACCCCGGCCCTCTCCGAGGTGCTCCACGCGGTCGAGGATGTCGGGCTCTGGGTCACGGATATCGAGATCCTGCGGCTCCACTATGCCAAGACCCTGCGCGAATGGTACCGCCGCTTCCAGGCGAACCGCGACAAGATCCGTGCCCTTTATGACGAGCGCTTCTGCCGCATGTGGGAGTTCTATCTGGTCGGCTGCGAGATCGCCTTCCGGAACCTGGGACAGATGGTGTTCCAGATGCAGATCGCCCGCCGCCAGGAGGCCGTGCCGCTGACGCGCGACTACATGATCGACTTCGAGCGCGCGTTCCAGACCCGCTCGAGCGCGGCGGCGTAA
- a CDS encoding replicative DNA helicase has translation MVERNFSSSNIASFRGAEPEPASLRIPPHNYEAEQALLGAVLANNHVFDKVNEFLLPEHFADALHGRIYEAIGKLIERGQIANILTLKNLFDQDAALIDAGGAQYLARLANSVVTIINAEDYGRTVHDLYLRRQLIALGEEVVNEAFRIDLDMPASDQIEHAEQQLYDLAETGQTEGEFKIFSASLKVAIEAAEVAYKRDSHITGVTTGLTDLDRRLGGLHPSDLVILAARPSMGKTALATNISFNAARSYRETLDATGKPVAAEGAKVAFFSLEMSAEQLATRILAEQTGVSSDRIRRGELKQEDFPTFVQVARELSELPLFIDDTPALTVGALRTRARRLKRQHGLGMIVVDYLQLMRASAGSAPENRVQEISEITRGLKAIAKELNVPVLALSQLSRAVEQREDKRPQLSDLRESGSIEQDADVVMFIFREQYYHERAEPRQREDETEDKFRERMDRWQERGERIHNVAEVNIAKQRHGPVGTVELFFDGMLTKFGDLIRDDHVPDAHR, from the coding sequence ATGGTCGAACGCAACTTCAGCAGCAGCAACATCGCATCGTTCCGCGGCGCCGAGCCGGAGCCCGCGTCGCTGCGCATCCCGCCGCACAATTACGAGGCGGAGCAGGCGCTCCTGGGCGCGGTGCTCGCGAACAATCACGTCTTCGACAAGGTCAACGAGTTCCTCCTGCCGGAGCATTTCGCCGACGCGCTCCATGGCCGCATCTACGAGGCGATCGGCAAGCTGATCGAGCGCGGCCAGATCGCCAACATCCTGACCCTGAAGAACCTCTTCGACCAGGACGCGGCGCTGATCGATGCCGGCGGCGCGCAATACCTGGCGCGCCTCGCCAACTCGGTCGTCACCATCATCAATGCCGAGGATTACGGCCGCACCGTCCACGATCTCTATCTGCGCCGGCAGCTGATCGCGCTGGGCGAGGAGGTGGTGAACGAGGCCTTCCGCATCGATCTCGACATGCCGGCCTCCGACCAGATCGAGCATGCCGAGCAGCAGCTCTACGACCTGGCCGAGACCGGCCAGACCGAGGGCGAGTTCAAGATCTTCAGCGCCTCCCTCAAGGTGGCGATCGAGGCCGCCGAGGTCGCCTACAAGCGCGACAGCCATATCACCGGCGTCACGACGGGCCTGACCGACCTGGACCGGCGCCTGGGCGGCCTGCATCCCTCCGACCTCGTCATCCTGGCGGCGCGCCCTTCCATGGGAAAGACGGCGCTCGCGACCAACATCTCCTTCAACGCCGCCCGGTCCTACCGCGAGACCCTGGATGCGACCGGCAAGCCGGTCGCGGCCGAAGGCGCCAAGGTCGCCTTCTTCTCGCTCGAAATGTCGGCCGAGCAGCTCGCCACCCGCATCCTGGCCGAGCAGACCGGCGTCTCCTCGGACCGGATCCGGCGCGGCGAGCTCAAGCAGGAGGACTTCCCCACCTTCGTCCAGGTGGCGCGCGAGCTCTCCGAGCTGCCGCTCTTCATCGACGACACCCCTGCCCTCACCGTCGGCGCGCTGCGCACCCGCGCCCGCCGGCTCAAGCGCCAGCACGGGCTGGGCATGATCGTGGTCGACTATCTCCAGCTCATGCGCGCCTCGGCCGGCAGCGCGCCCGAGAACCGCGTCCAGGAGATCTCCGAGATCACCCGCGGCCTCAAGGCCATCGCCAAGGAGCTCAACGTGCCGGTGCTGGCGCTCTCCCAGCTCTCGCGCGCGGTCGAGCAGCGCGAGGACAAGCGGCCGCAGCTCTCGGACCTGCGCGAATCGGGCTCGATCGAGCAGGACGCCGACGTCGTCATGTTCATCTTCCGCGAGCAGTACTATCACGAGCGCGCCGAGCCGCGGCAGCGCGAGGACGAGACCGAGGACAAGTTCCGCGAGCGCATGGACCGCTGGCAGGAGCGCGGCGAGCGGATCCACAACGTCGCCGAGGTCAATATCGCCAAGCAGCGCCATGGCCCGGTCGGCACGGTCGAGCTGTTCTTCGACGGCATGCTGACCAAGTTCGGCGACCTGATCCGCGACGATCACGTCCCTGATGCCCACCGCTGA
- the alr gene encoding alanine racemase, giving the protein MPTAEPGDRPSDTAAARLTIDLAALAGNFRLIAARAAPAAVGAAVKADAYGLGLAPVATALHSAGARTFFVAWLEEGIALRRLLPDAEILCLNGLAPGAAEAYAAHRLTPVLGSLEEIAEWRATSHGGQAPAGLQIDSGMARLGLSAEEVDRLVAYRKPLEGLSLTLVMSHLASGDDPADPMNLAQRASFEKDRGRLGLAHVRSSLAASGGSFLGSDFHLDLVRPGAALYGLAPLAGEANLMAQVVRLQAKILQVRRVDRGMTVGYGATHRTTRPSRLATISAGYADGYPRSLSNRGHACLGSVRVPVVGRVSMDLLTLDVTDAPADLARRGAWVDLIGPLHSVDALATEAGTIGYEILTALGRRYARHYLPVDGTPGSQTGAAP; this is encoded by the coding sequence ATGCCCACCGCTGAGCCGGGCGATCGCCCGTCCGACACCGCGGCCGCGCGCCTCACCATCGATCTCGCGGCGCTGGCCGGCAATTTCCGCCTGATCGCCGCCCGCGCGGCGCCGGCCGCGGTCGGCGCCGCGGTCAAGGCCGACGCCTACGGCCTGGGCCTGGCGCCGGTGGCCACCGCCCTCCACAGCGCCGGCGCCAGGACCTTCTTCGTCGCCTGGCTCGAGGAAGGTATCGCGCTCCGGCGCCTGCTGCCCGATGCCGAGATCCTCTGCCTCAACGGCCTGGCGCCGGGCGCGGCGGAGGCCTACGCGGCCCACCGCCTGACCCCCGTCCTGGGCAGCCTCGAAGAGATCGCCGAGTGGCGCGCCACCAGCCATGGCGGCCAGGCCCCCGCGGGCCTGCAGATCGACAGCGGCATGGCGCGGCTCGGGCTCTCGGCCGAGGAGGTCGATCGCCTGGTCGCCTATCGCAAGCCGCTCGAGGGCCTGAGCCTGACGCTGGTGATGAGCCACCTCGCATCGGGCGACGACCCGGCCGATCCGATGAACCTGGCGCAGCGGGCGAGCTTCGAGAAGGATCGCGGCCGGCTCGGCCTCGCCCATGTCCGCAGCAGCCTCGCCGCCTCCGGCGGCAGCTTCCTGGGATCGGACTTCCATCTGGATCTGGTCCGTCCGGGGGCCGCGCTCTACGGCCTGGCGCCGCTCGCAGGCGAGGCGAACCTGATGGCCCAAGTGGTTCGGCTGCAAGCCAAAATCCTGCAGGTCCGTCGCGTTGACAGGGGTATGACCGTTGGCTACGGTGCGACCCATCGCACGACCCGGCCGTCGCGCTTGGCGACGATCTCCGCTGGCTATGCCGACGGATATCCCCGCTCCCTCAGCAACCGCGGCCATGCCTGTCTGGGATCCGTGCGGGTTCCGGTGGTGGGGCGCGTGTCGATGGATCTCCTGACGCTCGATGTGACCGACGCGCCCGCCGATCTCGCACGCCGCGGCGCCTGGGTCGATCTCATCGGTCCGCTTCATTCCGTCGATGCGCTCGCGACCGAGGCCGGGACCATCGGCTACGAGATCTTGACGGCGCTCGGCCGGCGCTATGCCCGCCATTACCTGCCGGTCGACGGAACCCCGGGGAGCCAGACGGGAGCGGCGCCGTGA
- a CDS encoding MlaE family ABC transporter permease, translating to MNVLQPIGRTFLNALAGLGRLTLFAGSGFINIVRPPYYPRLVLKQMIEIGFYSLPVVGLTAIFTGMVLALQSFTGFSRFSAESAIPNVVVVSITRELGPVLASLMVAGRIGAAMAAEIGTMRVTDQIDALSTLSTNPMRYLVAPRLLAGVTMVPLLVLVADIVGVFGGYLLSTYKLGFNPSTYLHNTFDFLKTDDVVSGLVKAAVFGFIVALMGCYHGFHSKGGAQGVGTATTNAVVSASILILISDYIVTELFFSR from the coding sequence ATCAACGTCCTGCAGCCGATCGGCCGCACCTTCCTCAACGCGCTGGCCGGGCTGGGCCGGCTCACGCTGTTCGCCGGCTCGGGCTTCATCAATATCGTGCGCCCGCCCTATTACCCGCGCCTCGTGCTGAAGCAGATGATCGAGATCGGCTTCTACTCGCTGCCGGTGGTGGGACTGACCGCGATCTTCACCGGCATGGTGCTGGCGCTGCAGAGCTTCACCGGCTTCTCGCGCTTCAGCGCGGAATCCGCGATCCCGAACGTCGTGGTGGTCTCGATCACCCGCGAGCTGGGGCCGGTGCTGGCGAGCCTCATGGTGGCCGGCCGGATCGGCGCCGCCATGGCGGCCGAGATCGGCACCATGCGCGTCACCGACCAGATCGACGCGCTCTCGACCCTCTCCACCAACCCGATGCGCTACCTGGTGGCGCCGCGGCTGCTTGCCGGCGTGACCATGGTGCCGCTCCTGGTGCTGGTGGCCGACATCGTCGGCGTCTTCGGCGGCTACCTGCTCAGCACCTACAAGCTGGGCTTCAACCCTTCGACCTACCTGCACAACACCTTCGATTTCCTCAAGACCGACGACGTGGTGTCGGGCCTGGTCAAGGCCGCGGTGTTCGGCTTCATCGTGGCCCTCATGGGCTGTTATCACGGCTTCCATTCCAAGGGCGGCGCACAGGGCGTGGGCACCGCCACCACCAACGCCGTGGTTTCCGCCTCCATCCTCATCCTCATCTCCGACTACATCGTCACCGAGCTGTTCTTCTCGCGATGA
- a CDS encoding ABC transporter ATP-binding protein produces MIANGKAGSVPKIEIRGLTKAFGRKQVLRGIDLDVSPRESLVVIGGSGTGKSVLIKCVLGLIEPDSGSIKVDGEETVGLHGEERERVMRKFGMLFQGAALFDSLPVWENVAFGLMSADGVGRHEAKEAALRNLAAVGLGPEVGELYPAELSGGMQKRVALARAIARKPEIIFFDEPTTGLDPIMADVINDLIIKCVGSLGATALSITHDMASVRRIAHRVAMIHEGRIIWQGPVGEIDSTGNAYVEQFIHGRAEGPIKMPVRPL; encoded by the coding sequence ATGATCGCGAACGGCAAAGCCGGCTCTGTTCCCAAGATCGAGATCCGCGGCCTGACCAAGGCCTTCGGGCGCAAGCAGGTGCTGCGCGGCATCGACCTCGATGTGAGCCCGCGGGAAAGCCTGGTCGTGATCGGCGGCTCGGGCACCGGCAAGTCGGTGCTGATCAAATGCGTGCTGGGGCTGATCGAGCCCGATTCCGGCTCGATCAAGGTCGATGGCGAGGAGACGGTCGGGCTCCATGGCGAGGAGCGCGAGCGCGTCATGCGCAAGTTCGGCATGCTGTTCCAGGGCGCCGCCCTCTTCGACAGCCTGCCGGTCTGGGAGAACGTCGCCTTCGGCCTGATGTCGGCCGACGGCGTCGGGCGCCACGAGGCCAAGGAGGCGGCGCTGCGCAACCTGGCGGCGGTGGGGCTGGGCCCCGAGGTGGGCGAGCTCTACCCGGCCGAGCTCTCGGGCGGCATGCAGAAGCGCGTGGCTCTCGCCCGGGCCATCGCCCGCAAGCCCGAGATCATCTTCTTCGACGAGCCCACCACCGGCCTCGACCCGATCATGGCCGACGTGATCAACGACCTGATCATCAAATGCGTCGGCTCGCTGGGCGCCACCGCCCTGTCGATCACCCACGACATGGCGAGCGTGCGCCGCATCGCGCACCGGGTGGCGATGATCCACGAGGGCCGCATCATCTGGCAGGGCCCGGTCGGCGAGATCGACAGCACCGGCAACGCCTATGTCGAGCAGTTCATCCACGGCCGCGCCGAAGGCCCGATCAAGATGCCGGTGCGGCCGCTGTAA
- the radA gene encoding DNA repair protein RadA yields the protein MAKAQPRYVCQNCGATQSKWSGRCENCGEWNSITEEAPREAAPGGLGAGGGRGRTVPFERLADESVKEAPRHVTGIAEFDRVTGGGLVPASALLIGGDPGIGKSTLLLQVSAALSKGRRGAVAYISGEESIDQVRLRARRMGLAEAQVDLAAATSVRDIIGSLETGEPLSASPTIVKKDGRSPLAAVIIDSIQTMFVDTLDSAPGTVAQVRSSAAELIRLAKRRGFALLLVGHVTKEGMIAGPRVLEHMVDTVLYFEGERGHHYRILRAVKNRFGPANEIGVFEMTDRGLSEVANPSRLFLAERHERVSGTAVFAGLEGTRPLLVEIQALVGPPGPATPRRAAVGWDSNRLAMVLAVLEARCGVAFAGRDVYLNVAGGLKIAEPAADLAVAAALVSALADAVVPEDTVVFGEIGLGGEVRRVSQPELRLREAAKLGFAKALLPAAGKAAKGTPKATGIEPREIAHLHELVAMLAADGQKRKKGS from the coding sequence ATGGCCAAGGCCCAGCCCCGTTATGTCTGCCAGAATTGCGGCGCCACCCAGAGCAAATGGAGCGGGCGCTGCGAGAATTGCGGCGAGTGGAACTCGATCACCGAGGAGGCCCCGCGCGAGGCGGCCCCCGGCGGGCTCGGCGCCGGCGGCGGGCGCGGCCGCACGGTCCCGTTCGAGCGGCTGGCCGACGAGAGCGTCAAGGAAGCCCCTCGCCATGTCACCGGGATCGCCGAGTTCGACCGCGTCACCGGCGGCGGTCTCGTTCCCGCCTCGGCCCTCCTGATCGGCGGCGATCCCGGCATCGGCAAATCGACGCTGTTGCTCCAGGTCTCGGCCGCCTTGTCCAAAGGCAGGCGCGGCGCCGTCGCCTATATCTCGGGCGAGGAATCGATCGACCAGGTGCGGCTCAGGGCGCGCCGCATGGGACTGGCGGAGGCCCAGGTCGATCTCGCCGCCGCCACCTCGGTGCGCGACATCATCGGCTCGCTCGAGACGGGCGAGCCCCTGTCGGCTTCGCCGACAATCGTCAAGAAAGACGGGCGAAGCCCTTTGGCCGCGGTCATCATCGATTCGATCCAGACCATGTTCGTCGACACGCTGGATTCCGCGCCCGGCACCGTGGCCCAGGTCCGCTCCAGCGCCGCCGAGCTGATCCGGCTCGCCAAGCGGCGCGGCTTCGCCCTGCTCCTGGTCGGCCATGTCACCAAGGAGGGCATGATCGCCGGCCCCCGCGTGCTCGAGCATATGGTCGACACCGTGCTCTATTTCGAAGGCGAGCGCGGCCATCACTACCGGATCCTGCGCGCGGTCAAGAACCGCTTCGGTCCCGCCAACGAGATCGGCGTGTTCGAGATGACCGACCGCGGCCTCTCCGAGGTCGCCAATCCCTCGCGCCTCTTCCTCGCCGAGCGCCACGAGCGGGTAAGCGGCACCGCGGTCTTCGCCGGGCTCGAAGGCACGCGGCCGCTGCTGGTCGAGATCCAGGCCCTGGTCGGCCCGCCCGGCCCCGCCACCCCGCGCCGCGCCGCCGTCGGCTGGGATTCGAATCGCCTCGCCATGGTGCTGGCCGTGCTGGAGGCGCGCTGCGGCGTCGCCTTCGCCGGCCGCGACGTCTACCTCAACGTGGCGGGCGGCCTGAAGATCGCCGAGCCCGCGGCCGACCTCGCCGTGGCGGCGGCCCTGGTCTCGGCGCTGGCCGATGCGGTGGTGCCCGAGGACACGGTGGTGTTCGGCGAGATCGGCCTCGGCGGCGAGGTGCGCCGCGTCAGCCAGCCGGAGCTGCGCCTGCGCGAGGCGGCCAAGCTCGGATTCGCCAAGGCCCTGCTGCCGGCCGCGGGCAAGGCGGCCAAGGGCACGCCCAAGGCCACCGGCATCGAACCCCGCGAGATCGCCCATCTCCACGAGCTGGTCGCCATGCTGGCGGCGGACGGGCAGAAGCGGAAGAAGGGCTCTTGA
- a CDS encoding CvpA family protein codes for MTSADLIIIAILALSALLAFMRGFVREVLSIGAWVGAALATIYGFPIAQPFARKYIEVALFADIAAGVAIFVVALIVLTVLSHALSRNVRDSALGAVDRSLGLLFGLVRGAVLVCLAYLVMAWAIPQEDRPVWVAQSRTLPLVQQGAGLLLKILPESALKQGEDAVGAATSGIGQAIDAGKAVQTLTPSQPSQPATNGASGGSGSGTGNGGSAAPDSGGANGTSGYNDAERKDLNRLLENTQP; via the coding sequence ATGACCTCAGCCGATCTCATCATCATCGCGATCCTGGCGCTGTCGGCGCTGCTGGCCTTCATGCGCGGCTTCGTGCGCGAGGTGCTGTCGATCGGCGCCTGGGTGGGCGCGGCGCTCGCCACGATCTACGGCTTCCCGATCGCCCAGCCCTTCGCCCGCAAATATATCGAGGTCGCCCTCTTCGCCGACATCGCGGCCGGGGTCGCGATCTTCGTGGTGGCCCTTATCGTGCTCACGGTCCTGAGCCATGCCCTCTCGCGCAATGTGCGCGACAGCGCGCTGGGCGCCGTGGACCGGTCGCTAGGGCTGCTGTTCGGGCTGGTCAGGGGTGCGGTTCTGGTATGCCTCGCCTATCTGGTGATGGCCTGGGCCATCCCGCAGGAGGACCGCCCCGTATGGGTCGCCCAGTCGCGCACCTTGCCCCTCGTGCAGCAGGGCGCCGGCCTGCTCTTGAAGATTCTCCCCGAGTCGGCCCTGAAACAGGGCGAGGATGCGGTGGGCGCCGCCACCAGCGGCATCGGCCAGGCGATCGATGCGGGCAAGGCGGTGCAGACCCTCACCCCCTCGCAACCGTCCCAGCCTGCGACAAATGGGGCTTCGGGCGGGAGCGGCTCCGGGACTGGCAATGGCGGCTCGGCCGCACCAGATTCCGGTGGCGCCAACGGGACTTCCGGCTATAACGATGCCGAACGCAAGGACCTGAACCGGCTGCTCGAGAACACCCAGCCCTGA